The sequence TGGCCAGTTGGACCTACCGCCAGGGTGCTACCCAGGGCGAGCAGCAAAACACGAGAGAGCATGGAGCGCGATGTTCGGGTTTGATCGGCTGAAACTACGCAGAAATAGGAAACCTGAAGCCTCGGTTTGGGGTTCGATAAGCTATGACTCCCACAAATCGTGATCTTATCCAGGCGCTCCGGCAAGGGCAGCTCATCGGCATTGCCGACGAGACCGGCTGGTCGGTGGCGGCTGATCCGCAGAACGAAACGGCTGTGCAACAGCTAATTGCCTTAAAAGGGGCGACCCGTAACCCCTATCAGCTAACAGTGTTAGCCAAGAATACGGACCAGGTTGCGTTATATGTCGCTAAGATGCCCGACGTTGGGTATGATTTAGTTGAGTACGCCGAGCTACCTTTGGTGGTGTTGTTTGAGGGCGGCAAGAACGTGGCGGCTCCGGCCGACAGCGGTGAGATCGCCATTCGGAAGTCGTTGAGCGAACCGGTTCAGTTTCTGCTGGGCGGCTTTGGAAAAGGGTTGCTGACGCTGCCGTTTGAAAGCTTCAGCCTGCCCGAGGCCGCACAGAACGTGGTTGCCTATACGCTTGGCGAGGCCTCGCGGAATTTCCGTAAGCCCCGTATTATGCGCCTGGGTAGCGGCGGACAGATTGAGTTTATTCGTAAGTAACTAGCCATGTGTGGGGTATCGTGCCCGATGAACGACAAAAGCGGCCCGGGTCGCCGGTTCTCATCGGGTAGGCATCGCACAGTCAGTCAATGAATTTTTCTGATTTTCTGCACACAAAGCCCGTTTTCGAGCGGGTGGCCGAGCAGGCACGCAAGCTGGACATACCAGCCTACGTGGTGGGCGGCTATGTGCGTGATTTAGTATTGAAACGCCCCTCGAAAGACATCGACATTGTCTGTTTGGGAAGCGGCATTGCCCTGGCCGAAGCGGTTGGCCAGGCCGCCGGGGCGCATGTGGCCGTATACCAAAATTTTGGGACCGCTATGCTGCGGATGCCCGACCCCGCCGATGGCGACGTAGACGTGGAATTTGTGGGCGCCCGGAAAGAATCGTACCGGGCCGATTCGCGTAAGCCGATCGTGGAAGACGGCACCTTGCAGGATGATCAGAATCGGCGCGATCTGACCATCAACGCCATGAGTATCAGCCTGAACGCCGCCGACTTTGGTGCCCTGATCGACCCGTTTGATGGGCTTGGCGACCTCAAGCGCCGGATCATCCGAACACCGTTAGCCCCCGATATTACCTTTTCCGACGACCCGCTGCGCATGATGCGGGCCATTCGGTTTGCCACGCAACTGAATTTCGACATCGATCCCGATACGTTCGACGGCATCGTGCGGATGAAGGACCGGCTGCCCATCGTGTCGATGGAGCGGGTCATCGATGAACTGAACAAGATCATTCTGGCGAAAACCCCATCGTATGGTTTCAAACTGCTCTACCATGCCGGGTTGCTTGAACTGATCCTGCCCGAACTGACAGCGCTGAAGGGCGTGGAAACGGTGGATGGCAAAGGCCACAAGGATAATTTCTACCACACGCTACAGGTGCTCGACAACGTCGCGGGCATGACCGATGACCTCTGGGTACGTTGGGCGGCGCTGCTGCACGACATTGCCAAAACCCAGACCAAGCGGTTCGATAAGCGCGTTGGCTGGACGTTTCACGGCCACGAGGAAGTAGGGGCTCGGCAGGTACCAACGCTGTTTCGGCGGCTGAAACTGCCGCTCAACGAGCACATGAAACAGGTGCAGAAGCTGGTTCGGCTGCACATGCGCCCGATTCCGCTCGTGAAAGAAGGCATCACCGATTCGGCGCTGCGCCGGTTGTTATTCGATGTTGGTCCCGATCTGGAAGCGCTGCTGACCCTCTGCCGGGCTGATATTACCTCGAAGAACCACGAGAAAGTACAGCGGCATCTGCAACGGTTCGATCAGGTGGAGCAAAAACTACACGATCTGGAAGAACGCGATCAGTTGCGCAATTTTCAGCCGGTGATCACGGGCGAACTGATCATGGAGACGTTCAATCTGAAACCGTCGAAGCTGGTGGGGGAGTTGAAAGTGGCCGTTCGGGAAGCCATTCTGGAAGGGATGATCCCCAACCAATACGCCGTTGCCTACCCGTTTATGATCGCTGAAGGCGAAAAGCGCGGATTAACCGTGGCCAAGTATGTTGAAGCGACGAACGTACCTGGCGATGAAGCTCCAGATACCTCCGGGGCGTTGCCACAGCCGACGCCCAAATCATTACCGCAACCGGATGAGCGCAAACAATAAGACCATCTACGTCATTAACCATCTAAACACGCTACTCGTTTTACCGCAAGTCTATGGAAAAGAATAACTTCCGACGTTCCTTTGGCGCAGGCCTGACCATCCTGGGTGCCGCCGTATTGCTGTTTGCCCTGGTCGCTTTTCTCTCCGACGGTAAACCCACACTGGGGCTACAGGTTTCCGGAGCTAAAGCCTTTGCTCCCTTCGTGCTCGGCCTGATCTTCTTCGGCTCCGGCATCAGCCTGATCAATAATTCGTAGGGATAAGCTATAGCGATCCAACGTCAAAGCGGTCCAGGGTGGCTGACGCAGCCGTGAAGAGCGTCAGCCACCCTGGACCGCTTTGACGTTAGATTAACATTACTTCACAAACAGCCACTTCGCGTACAGCGCCTTCTGTTTGTCAGACGCGTTGGGGAGCACTTCGAGGCGATAGGCGAGCAGCGGGTTTTCGATCAGTTTGATCAGTAGCGGACGTACCTGACCCCCGCGATTCACAATCAACTGAACCGTGTCGCCCGCCTTGCGGCCCGCGATGGCCTTGGGCAGTTCGTCGGTGAGCCGGACGCTATCGACGGCGAGTACTTCATCGCCTACGTTCAAACCGCCCAGATCGGCTGCGCTGCCGCGCCGTACCGCCGTGATCGTCTGGCGACCGGTGCTGGGGTTCATACCCGCCGACGCCCCCAGAAAACCGTCCTGCTGCTTGGCGGCCACATTGACCAGTCGCACGCCTACGGGCTCGAAATACCGGGCGTAGTCAAGCGGGCCGGTGCCATTCACGCCTTTGTCGAAGAAGTCAGTCAGCGGCGTACCGGCTACCTGCTCAGCGGCCCGGCGGAATTCGTCGTCGGTGAAACCGCGCTTCTGCTTTTTATAGTATTCATTGTAGAGCAGCCGCATCAGGTCATCCATGTTCCGCTCGCCGTTGCTGCCCGACAGAATGGCCAGATTCAGCAACGTACCCAGCACCGATCCTTTCGAATAATACGATACCGTGCTGTTGGCCGAGTTTTCGTTGGGCCGGTAGTACTTGATCCAGGCGTCCCAGCTCGACTCAGCTACCGACTGCACGTTGTTGCCCGGCTGGTTTTCGATGCCCGTAATGTCGTTAGCGACAATGCGGAGGTACTCCTCCGGTGTGTGAAAACCCGCCCGGCGCAGGATGTAATCCTCGTAGAACGAGGTGCAGCCTTCCGACAGCCACAGCATGTGCGTGTAGTTCTCGTTTTCGTAGTTGAAGGGCCCAAGCGCCACCGGCCGGATCCGCTTCACGTTCCAGAGATGGAAATATTCGTGCGCCACCAGCGTCAGAAACCCTTTGTAGTTGGCTTCCGACGCGTAGGCTACCCGGTTGGTTTGCAGCGTAGTGGAGTTGAGGTGCTCCAGCCCGCCGCCACCCTGGTTGGTGTGGTGCACGATGAACGTGTAGTCGGTGCAGGGGTGCTCACCCACCACGCTGGCTGCCGCCTCGCAAACGCGCTTGTAGTCGGCGGTGAGGCGGTTGGGGCTATACTCGAGCGGCCCGTTGCTGTACATGGCCACGGTATGCGGAATCGCCTGCCCCGCATTAGCGGGGTTGGCCGTGGTAAACGTCAGTGTCTGATGATTGCCGATCTCGATGGGCGAGTCGACCAGGATGTCGAAATCGGGGGCCTCGTAGGTAAACGGCGCATTGGCAACGGGCTTGAGGGCCGTCGATACTTTTTTCCAATCCTTGTAGGGCGTAATCTGTAGCGTCAGCGGGCCGTTTTTCAGCGCATCGTGGTACAGAAACATGGTGGCTCCGTTGAGGTAGCCGTGCGTATCGTCGAGGAAGCTGTTCCGTACACTGAACTCATAGGCGTAGACCCGGTACCGCACCGTGATGTCGTCGGCGTTGCTGTACACCCGCCACGCATTCTTGCGAATTTTTTCGGAACGGACGGGTTGCCCATTCGCCGCGGCCGTAAACCCTTCCACGTTTTTGGCGTATTCGCGGATGAGGTAGGAGCCGGGCGTCCAGACGGGCATTTTCAGGTCGACGTACCCATTTTTGCGGGCATTCGTGGCCGCCGCCGCGTTCTGAAGGCGCATTTCCACCTCGAAATAATGCGTCTGCGGTTGGGGCATCGACAGGGCATAGGTGATGCGGGCCGGAGCGGGGGCAGCGGGGTCGTCGGCGGGTAAATGGGCCCGCCCCGATGGGGCTGCCTGGACCGGGCCAGTGCATAGGGTTATACAGATACAGAGCAAAAACAACACGGACAAGCGTCTGTTCATACGGAAAGACCAGTACATTCGTTGAAAGATTTGTAATCGGGAGTTTCGTTTGATGGCTGTCGCCTGCTGGTTGCCGTTCACTAGACAGACTAGCCAATACGGCCAGCGTGGGTACGTCGAACAGAGCCGCTAGCCGTCAAACCCTCTGCGAAACTACAATGCTTTCTCTTCGTTTCCCAACCGTTAATCGGTTCTATGCTTCCACTATCGCAACGCGTGACTCCCCGCGTTTGGGGGGCTGTCTGTGTAGCGGCGGGGTCCGCGCTGACCCTTCCGCTGATGGCCCAGCGAACGCTTTCCTACACTGAACCCGACCTGCTCTACCGCAACGGGATTGAACTCTTTGAGAAACAGAATTTTGCGGCCGCCCGCACCGAGTTCGAGCGGTACCTAGCCCAGCGCCGCCCACTGCTCAACACGTCGGGAACGCCGGCCGCGGGTTCGCCCGCCGGTGACCCAAACACCGTGTCGGCCGAATATTACATGGCCCTGTCGAGCCTGTATGCCGATGAGCCGGGTGCCGAAGCCTTGGTCGATCGGTTTGTGCGCAACCACAGCGAACACCCCAAAGCCGGTGAGCTCTACGGCGACCTGGGCCTTTATTACGTGGGGCAGCAGGACTACACCAACGGGGTAACGTACCTGGAGAAAGCCATCCGGCAAGCCAATACGGGTGCCAAACAGCGCGATTACCAGTTCAATCTGGCGCTGGCCTATTATAATACGCAGGATCTGACCAAGGCGCTGCCCCTGTTCAACGCCATCAAAACCGATCCGGGCTACACCAACGCGGCGGCGGCATCGTACTATGCCGGGGTCATCAACTTCCGGAATGGCAACTACAACGAGGCCATCAGCGATTTTCGCCGGATCGAAACCAACCCGACCTACCAGAACGAAGTGCCTAACTGGCTGGCGCAGGCCTATTACAAACAGGGCCGCTACGACGAACTGCTCGCCTATACCGAACCCCTGCTGAAACGCAACGGCGGTGCCGCACTGGCCGAAGTGTCGCTCTTTACGGCCGAGGTGTATTACCGGCAGGGCAACTACGCCCAGGCGATTCCGGCCTATAAACGGTACCTGACCGCCAAAGGCAGTGCCGCCCCCGCCGCGCTGAAGTACCGCTACGGGCAGTCGCTGTACAAGGTTGGGAATTACACCGACGCCGTAGCGCAACTGAAGCCGATTGCGTCGGGGAAAGATACAACGGCGCAATACGCGGCCTATACGCTGGGTATCAGTTATTTGCAGCAGGATAACCCGGCTTACGCGCTGACGGCGTTTGATCAGGCGGGGCGGCTGGCGTTCAACCCCTCGATTCAGGAGGAGGCCCGATTCACCCACGCCAAGCTGCAACTCGACCAGAAACGCGGCTCGGAGGCGATCACGGAACTGAACGATTTTCTCAAGAAATACCCGGATAGCCGGTTCGAGAACGAAGCTAACGAACTGGTGGGGGAGGCATACCTGGCCTCCAACAACTACCCGGCGGCCATTGCCTACATCGAGAAGCTGAAACGACGTACCCCGCGCATCAACGCGCAGTACCAGCGGCTGACGTTTAATCAGGGCGTGGCCGATTTCAACGCCGAACGTTACGATGCGGCTATCGCGAACCTGAACAAGTCGCTGGGTACGTCGGCCGACGCCAATTTGAAGCTCGACGCGACCTTCTGGAAAGCGGAAGCGCTGTCGGCGCAGAAGAAATGGGCCGAGGCCATTCCGCTGTATACCCAGACCCGCACCGCCGACGCCTATGCCAAGCGGAGCCTCTACGGCCTGGGGTATGCCGCCTACAACCAGAAAGACTACAGCCGGGCGCTGGGTTACTTCCGCGAGTTTGTGCGGGGGAATACCGACGATGCGCTGCTGGGGGATGCCTACGTCCGGATTGGTGACGCCCTGCTGACGACCAAGCAATATA comes from Fibrella aestuarina BUZ 2 and encodes:
- a CDS encoding Sua5/YciO/YrdC/YwlC family protein; its protein translation is MTPTNRDLIQALRQGQLIGIADETGWSVAADPQNETAVQQLIALKGATRNPYQLTVLAKNTDQVALYVAKMPDVGYDLVEYAELPLVVLFEGGKNVAAPADSGEIAIRKSLSEPVQFLLGGFGKGLLTLPFESFSLPEAAQNVVAYTLGEASRNFRKPRIMRLGSGGQIEFIRK
- a CDS encoding CCA tRNA nucleotidyltransferase — protein: MNFSDFLHTKPVFERVAEQARKLDIPAYVVGGYVRDLVLKRPSKDIDIVCLGSGIALAEAVGQAAGAHVAVYQNFGTAMLRMPDPADGDVDVEFVGARKESYRADSRKPIVEDGTLQDDQNRRDLTINAMSISLNAADFGALIDPFDGLGDLKRRIIRTPLAPDITFSDDPLRMMRAIRFATQLNFDIDPDTFDGIVRMKDRLPIVSMERVIDELNKIILAKTPSYGFKLLYHAGLLELILPELTALKGVETVDGKGHKDNFYHTLQVLDNVAGMTDDLWVRWAALLHDIAKTQTKRFDKRVGWTFHGHEEVGARQVPTLFRRLKLPLNEHMKQVQKLVRLHMRPIPLVKEGITDSALRRLLFDVGPDLEALLTLCRADITSKNHEKVQRHLQRFDQVEQKLHDLEERDQLRNFQPVITGELIMETFNLKPSKLVGELKVAVREAILEGMIPNQYAVAYPFMIAEGEKRGLTVAKYVEATNVPGDEAPDTSGALPQPTPKSLPQPDERKQ
- a CDS encoding M61 family metallopeptidase gives rise to the protein MNRRLSVLFLLCICITLCTGPVQAAPSGRAHLPADDPAAPAPARITYALSMPQPQTHYFEVEMRLQNAAAATNARKNGYVDLKMPVWTPGSYLIREYAKNVEGFTAAANGQPVRSEKIRKNAWRVYSNADDITVRYRVYAYEFSVRNSFLDDTHGYLNGATMFLYHDALKNGPLTLQITPYKDWKKVSTALKPVANAPFTYEAPDFDILVDSPIEIGNHQTLTFTTANPANAGQAIPHTVAMYSNGPLEYSPNRLTADYKRVCEAAASVVGEHPCTDYTFIVHHTNQGGGGLEHLNSTTLQTNRVAYASEANYKGFLTLVAHEYFHLWNVKRIRPVALGPFNYENENYTHMLWLSEGCTSFYEDYILRRAGFHTPEEYLRIVANDITGIENQPGNNVQSVAESSWDAWIKYYRPNENSANSTVSYYSKGSVLGTLLNLAILSGSNGERNMDDLMRLLYNEYYKKQKRGFTDDEFRRAAEQVAGTPLTDFFDKGVNGTGPLDYARYFEPVGVRLVNVAAKQQDGFLGASAGMNPSTGRQTITAVRRGSAADLGGLNVGDEVLAVDSVRLTDELPKAIAGRKAGDTVQLIVNRGGQVRPLLIKLIENPLLAYRLEVLPNASDKQKALYAKWLFVK
- a CDS encoding tetratricopeptide repeat protein; amino-acid sequence: MLPLSQRVTPRVWGAVCVAAGSALTLPLMAQRTLSYTEPDLLYRNGIELFEKQNFAAARTEFERYLAQRRPLLNTSGTPAAGSPAGDPNTVSAEYYMALSSLYADEPGAEALVDRFVRNHSEHPKAGELYGDLGLYYVGQQDYTNGVTYLEKAIRQANTGAKQRDYQFNLALAYYNTQDLTKALPLFNAIKTDPGYTNAAAASYYAGVINFRNGNYNEAISDFRRIETNPTYQNEVPNWLAQAYYKQGRYDELLAYTEPLLKRNGGAALAEVSLFTAEVYYRQGNYAQAIPAYKRYLTAKGSAAPAALKYRYGQSLYKVGNYTDAVAQLKPIASGKDTTAQYAAYTLGISYLQQDNPAYALTAFDQAGRLAFNPSIQEEARFTHAKLQLDQKRGSEAITELNDFLKKYPDSRFENEANELVGEAYLASNNYPAAIAYIEKLKRRTPRINAQYQRLTFNQGVADFNAERYDAAIANLNKSLGTSADANLKLDATFWKAEALSAQKKWAEAIPLYTQTRTADAYAKRSLYGLGYAAYNQKDYSRALGYFREFVRGNTDDALLGDAYVRIGDALLTTKQYNEAMKAYDQAIATGRADNDYATYQKGVILTYVGRDTEAKSLFDQLQRNPNSRYADDALFQAANVDFEKGAFAAAVSGYTKLIDGRPNSYLLPAALLKRAVAYANQQQYDPAVADYRRILADFGKTPQAQSALLGLQNTLDDAGRSDEFSSALNDYKRTNPASTEVEKAQLENAKSLYFAEKYEQALAAFKAFVQEYPKSANGAEARYYGADASAKTGDVPTALRLYEQLMQEGRSAFATKAASRAADLERKQKNFPNAVRNYRYVLSRANERTDQINAQLGLMDTYYGYKTDSAAVIARELVTAGSIVPGTQNRAQLMLGKVALSRNDYKTAIADFEKTVVLAKDVNGAEANYLIGQAQYQQKKYKESIATLLRFNEQFDGFEYWKGKAFILVADNNVALGELAQARAVLTSIIENAAEAEIVAEAKTKLAALDKK